The Xiphophorus couchianus chromosome 5, X_couchianus-1.0, whole genome shotgun sequence genome includes a region encoding these proteins:
- the LOC114145592 gene encoding beta-2-glycoprotein 1-like, producing MERLFLLCSGLLVTTVTSQPNVCSRPELSGNIEMSGIQRFSSPGEELALSCKEGYTPVSGPRKIVCTMNGVWTSTKLKCIPKQCPHPELVTNGEVFYEDTVYQSTINYTCHEGYMMTGESSAVCQSSGTWSSPAPECIPVPCGLAPVPLYGMVIYDKVVRGNTANYGLTATYHCNAPYAVVGNPVAECTASGTWTKTPECQVVTCPPPESIERGYLSNNEKREFFYEEKVKHGCESPYVLEGNMEVVCQNNGRWSEKPSCKAPCSVNVQRARILHNGKKIWMENFEPNRVLHLDIVSVYCMNKAMKCGYAVPTQCIDGTLNIPECFEEPSALEYTLKPNSLPSEIDQC from the exons ATGGAGCGTTTGTTTCTGCTGTGCTCTGGTCTGCTTGTGACGACAGTGACATCCCAACCTAATG TTTGTTCCCGACCTGAACTGAGCGGGAACATTGAGATGTCTGGGATCCAGAGGTTCTCCAGTCCCGGTGAGGAGTTAGCCCTGTCCTGTAAAGAGGGATATACTCCTGTGTCGGGCCCACGCAAGATTGTTTGCACCATGAACGGCGTGTGGACAAGCACCAAGCTAAAGTGCATAC caaaacaatgtcCACATCCTGAACTAGTCACTAATGGCGAAGTGTTTTACGAGGACACAGTGTACCAGAGTACAATCAACTACACCTGCCATGAAGg GTATATGATGACTGGAGAAAGTTCAGCAGTGTGCCAATCCAGCGGGACGTGGAGTTCCCCTGCACCAGAGTGCATAc CTGTACCCTGCGGTCTCGCTCCCGTCCCACTGTATGGAATGGTCATTTACGACAAGGTAGTCAGAGGAAACACGGCCAATTACGGCCTCACGGCGACGTATCACTGCAATGCCCCGTACGCAGTTGTCGGCAACCCGGTTGCAGAGTGCACCGCCAGCGGTACCTGGACCAAGACACCAGAGTGTCAAG TGGTGACCTGCCCTCCGCCAGAGAGCATTGAAAGAGGCTACCTGTCAAACAATGAGAAGAGGGAGTTTTTCTACGAGGAAAAAGTCAAGCATGGCTGCGAGAGTCCATATGTGCTGGAAGGAAATATGGAGGTGGTCTGCCAGAATAATGGAAGGTGGTCTGAAAAGCCATCTTGCAAAG cTCCGTGTTCTGTTAACGTACAAAGAGCAAGAATTTTGCACAACGGGAAGAAAATCTGGATGGAAAACTTCGAGCCGAACCGAGTCTTACACCTAGACATCGTCTCTGTCTACTGCATGAACAAAGCCATGAAATGTGGTTATGCCGTGCCGACCCAGTGCATCGATGGAACGCTAAACATCCCCGAATGCTTTGAAG AACCCAGTGCGCTGGAGTATACCTTGAAGCCAAATTCACTTCCATCAGAGATCGACCAGTGCTGA